A section of the Lepus europaeus isolate LE1 chromosome 19, mLepTim1.pri, whole genome shotgun sequence genome encodes:
- the LOC133748546 gene encoding galectin-7-like, which yields MSSLPHKTSLPEGVQAGNVLRIRGVVPEKAGRFHVNLLCSEEPGADAALHFNPRLDLSEVVFNSLEQGAWGKEERGPGLPFRRGQPFEVLLIVTGDGYKAVVGDAQYHHFRHRMPPARVRQLEVAGDVQLDSVCVF from the exons ATGTCC agTCTCCCGCACAAGACCTCCCTGCCCGAGGGCGTCCAGGCCGGCAACGTGCTGAGAATCCGGGGTGTGGTCCCTGAAAAGGCTGGCAG GTTCCACGTGAACCTGCTGTGCAGCGAGGAGCCGGGCGCTGATGCCGCCCTGCACTTCAACCCGCGGCTGGACTTGTCCGAGGTGGTCTTCAACAGCCTGGAGCAGGGCGCCTGGGGCAAGGAGGAGCGCGGCCCGGGGCTGCCCTTCCGGCGCGGGCAGCCCTTCGAGGTGCTGCTCATCGTCACCGGCGACGGCTACAAG GCCGTGGTCGGGGACGCGCAGTACCACCACTTTCGCCACCGCATGCCGCCGGCGCGCGTGCGCCAGCTCGAGGTGGCCGGGGACGTGCAGCTGGACTCGGTGTGCGTGTTCTGA